TGGAAGCCCGCGTCGGCGGGGGTGGTATGGCTATCGTATACAAAGCCAAGGATTTGATTTTGAATCGTCCAGTTGCGGTGAAAGTTTTGCGTTCACAATTCGGAACGGACGAAGACTTCGTAAACCGGTTCAGACGGGAAGCGCAGGCGGTTGCAAGCCTGTCTCACCCCAATGTGGTCGGGGTTTACGATGTCGGACAAGAAGGCGATACCCATTACATGGTGATGGAATACATAGAAGGCTACACGCTGAAAGAAGTTATTATTCAGCGAGGAGCTCTGCCTGTGGAAGAAGCGGTGAGGATCGCTGAACAAATTTGCGATGCGCTCGACCACGCCCATCAAAATCAGATCATTCACAGAGATATTAAGCCGCACAACATCATGATTGGGAAAAATGGACGAGTGAAAGTGACAGACTTCGGGATTGCCCGTGCAGTGACTTCTACAACCATTACCCATACAAATGCCATGCTGGGCTCGGTTCATTATTTTTCTCCCGAACAGGCAAGAGGCGGTATCACAGGGGAAAAGTCAGATATTTACTCGCTGGGGATCGTGCTGTATGAGATGGTGACAGGAGAGTTGCCGTTTTCGGGTGATTCGCCAATTTCCGTAGCTCTCAAGCACTTGCAGGAACCTCTGCCGGAGCCTCGTCAAGTAAACCCGGCTATCCCGCAAAGCGTGGAAAATGTCATTCTCAAAGCCTTGGTGAAGGATCCTTTCCTGCGCTATTCGTCTGCGCGTGAAATGCTTGAAGATTTGGAGACATGCCTTTTTCCAGAGCGCTTGAACGAGGAAAAGCTCACCTTCCCTGAGGATGAAGAGATGACTCGCGTGGTGCCGATCATTACGCAGGACATGCTCGACAACCATGGAAATGGCCGGACTGGCGGCGGAACGAGAAGTCGCTACGAGCAGCAACGTGATGACGACGAAGAGCAGAAGCCGCAGAAAAAATGGTGGATGAAAACCTTGTTTTGGGCTGCTGGTATCGGTCTGTTTCTCGTGCTGGCGTTCTTCGGATTCAACTTCTTGTTGAATGTCTTCCCATCGGTGCCAGAGGTCCAGGTTCCTTATGTAGAAGGAACAGAAGTAACCTTGGCACAGAAAAAGATCGAGGATGCCAATCTGGTCGCGAATATCGTCGAGGAAGCCAATGACACGATCGAAAAAGGCATGGTCATTAGGCAAGATCCGGCACCGCCCATGCGTTTAAAGGAAAAGGCTATCGTGACGCTCTATGTGAGTAAAGGGCAGCAGCCGGTACCTATGCCAAATCTTGTCTCCTTGTCCCGTACGGTTGCTGAGCAAACATTGAAGCAACTGGGCTTCAAAACGGAAAATATCACCTTTGAAGAAGTCGAGGATGACAAGGCGGAAGCAGGCGAGGTCATTGGCCAATCGCCAGAAGCAACCACGAACGTATTCCCGACGAAAGACAGTGTGCGCGTGACGGTAAGTAAAGGCAAAGCTTATGTAAAGATGCCTGACGTTACCGGAAAAACCATGGAGCAAGCACGGGTAGAGCTGTTTAAGCTCGGACTTGCTATCGGGGAGATCAAAGAAGAACCGAGCTTTAAGTACGATAAAGCGGGAGTCGTACTCTCGACGCATCCTTACGAAGTAGGCATGAACGTCCAAAAAGGGGTCGCGATCCCACTTACCGTGAGTAACGGTCAGTATCCTCAGGATGCGAAGCTCGCCAATGCACCTGTGTATGTAGAAGTCGTTCCAGGAGAGACTGCGGAGATCAAAATCGAAGTAAGTGATTCTCGTGGAGATACACAGGTCTTTAAAGAGACGATTACCGAGAGCAAAGAGTACGATGTCCCGGTAGTCTTGTCACCGCAAAAAGATGCCGTCATCAAGGTGTTTAAGAAGGATCCTACGAAAAATGAGTATGTGGAATACCAGACCATTCCGATTTCGTACAGCAGCTTGCCATAAGTATATGGAGGGACATGAATGCCAGAAGGACGGATTGTGAAAGCTTTGAGCGGGTTCTACTACGTCGCCGATGAAGGACGTATTTTCAGTTGTCGTGCGCGTGGGCTTTTCAAGAAAAAGGGAGCAAAGGTGAATCCGCTCGTAGGCGACTGGGTAGTCTACGATGCGATCAACGAAGAAGAAGGGTATGTCATGGAGGTGGGTGAGAGGACCAGCGAGCTGGTTCGTCCGCCCATTTCCAATGTGGATCAGGCGGTACTCGTCTTTTCGATGTACAAGCCGGCGTTTAGTGCACTTCTGCTGGACAAGTTTTTGGTGCATACCGAGAAGGCAGGAATCGACTCGGTCATCATCCTGTCAAAAGCCGATCAGGTGTCTGAAGAAGAGGTTGCGGCCGTCGTTCAAAAATACGAAGCGATTGGGTACACTGTCATCCCGACATCCACAAAGCAGCAACGGGGTTTGCAGGAGGTTCGCGACATTTTGCACGATCGGATCTCTGTCTTCGCTGGACAGTCTGGCGTTGGGAAATCATCCCTGATCAATGCGTTATTCCCGGGGGTCAGCTTGCAGACAGGCGATGTCAGCGAAAAGCTGGGGCGTGGGAAGCATACGACTCGTCACGTGGAGCTCATTGCTTTGGATGGTGGGGGATATGTAGCGGATACGCCAGGCTTCAGTTCCCTGGAATTCATGGATTTGACGGAGCTGGATCTGGCTGAAGCGTTCCGGGACTTCTCGGACCGCGCTCCCGATTGCAAGTTCCGAGGTTGTTTGCATGTCACAGAACCGTCATGCGCTGTTCAGGATGCAGTCGAATCAGGGGAACTGAGCAAAGAGCGGTATGAAAACTACTTGCAATTCCGAGAAGAGCTGAAAGAATATCAACGGAGGAATAAACCATGGTAAAAATCGCACCTTCGATCCTATCAGCAGATTTTGCTAGATTGGGAGAAGAGATACAGGATGTCGAACGGGGAGGAGCAGACTGGATTCACGTTGATGTCATGGATGGACATTTTGTTCCAAACATCACGATTGGGCCGTTGATCGTGGATGCGATTCGCCCAGTGACTAAATTGCCGCTCGACGTACATCTGATGATCGAGGAACCGGACCGTTACATTCCCCAGTTCGCGAAGAGTGGAGCGGACTGGATCACCGTTCATCAGGAAGCGTGCCGCCATTTGCACCGCACCCTCCATTTGATCAAGGAACAAGGTGTTAAGGCAGGTGTCGTCTTGAATCCAGCTACGTCTTTGGCGACGATCGAGCATGTCCTCTCCGATCTGGATATGGTGCTCCTGATGACTGTTAACCCTGGTTTTGGTGGACAGAAATTTATTCACAACGTGGTACCGAAGATCAAGGAGCTGCGTCGCATGCTAAACGAACGCGGCCTGGGGCATGTAGAGATCGAGATCGATGGCGGAGTGAATACGGAAACTGCACGTTTGTGTGAGGAAGCCGGTGCGACAGTCCTGGTTGCAGGAAATGCTGTGTTCAACCAAAAAGACCGCGCTCAGGCGATTGCTGCCATTCGCGGGTAGTCGTGATTCTTTA
This is a stretch of genomic DNA from Brevibacillus choshinensis. It encodes these proteins:
- the pknB gene encoding Stk1 family PASTA domain-containing Ser/Thr kinase is translated as MEGQRLGGRYQLEARVGGGGMAIVYKAKDLILNRPVAVKVLRSQFGTDEDFVNRFRREAQAVASLSHPNVVGVYDVGQEGDTHYMVMEYIEGYTLKEVIIQRGALPVEEAVRIAEQICDALDHAHQNQIIHRDIKPHNIMIGKNGRVKVTDFGIARAVTSTTITHTNAMLGSVHYFSPEQARGGITGEKSDIYSLGIVLYEMVTGELPFSGDSPISVALKHLQEPLPEPRQVNPAIPQSVENVILKALVKDPFLRYSSAREMLEDLETCLFPERLNEEKLTFPEDEEMTRVVPIITQDMLDNHGNGRTGGGTRSRYEQQRDDDEEQKPQKKWWMKTLFWAAGIGLFLVLAFFGFNFLLNVFPSVPEVQVPYVEGTEVTLAQKKIEDANLVANIVEEANDTIEKGMVIRQDPAPPMRLKEKAIVTLYVSKGQQPVPMPNLVSLSRTVAEQTLKQLGFKTENITFEEVEDDKAEAGEVIGQSPEATTNVFPTKDSVRVTVSKGKAYVKMPDVTGKTMEQARVELFKLGLAIGEIKEEPSFKYDKAGVVLSTHPYEVGMNVQKGVAIPLTVSNGQYPQDAKLANAPVYVEVVPGETAEIKIEVSDSRGDTQVFKETITESKEYDVPVVLSPQKDAVIKVFKKDPTKNEYVEYQTIPISYSSLP
- the rsgA gene encoding ribosome small subunit-dependent GTPase A, giving the protein MPEGRIVKALSGFYYVADEGRIFSCRARGLFKKKGAKVNPLVGDWVVYDAINEEEGYVMEVGERTSELVRPPISNVDQAVLVFSMYKPAFSALLLDKFLVHTEKAGIDSVIILSKADQVSEEEVAAVVQKYEAIGYTVIPTSTKQQRGLQEVRDILHDRISVFAGQSGVGKSSLINALFPGVSLQTGDVSEKLGRGKHTTRHVELIALDGGGYVADTPGFSSLEFMDLTELDLAEAFRDFSDRAPDCKFRGCLHVTEPSCAVQDAVESGELSKERYENYLQFREELKEYQRRNKPW
- the rpe gene encoding ribulose-phosphate 3-epimerase, which encodes MVKIAPSILSADFARLGEEIQDVERGGADWIHVDVMDGHFVPNITIGPLIVDAIRPVTKLPLDVHLMIEEPDRYIPQFAKSGADWITVHQEACRHLHRTLHLIKEQGVKAGVVLNPATSLATIEHVLSDLDMVLLMTVNPGFGGQKFIHNVVPKIKELRRMLNERGLGHVEIEIDGGVNTETARLCEEAGATVLVAGNAVFNQKDRAQAIAAIRG